A section of the Natronolimnobius sp. AArcel1 genome encodes:
- a CDS encoding cytochrome c biogenesis CcdA family protein produces MEVPTLTVVLLAGVATILTPCCLPLLPPLLSGSVGHRARPVAIVAGSLLSFTAIGVAVGSLGAISPETLRVPAFLTIIAFGAVMIDEDLHRTYSNYASKLAGVASQQASVFDEQTHPLASAFSLGLLLGVIWLPCVGPVLGAVLAYGAVTGAALESGLLLFVYGIGFSLPLLAVAYGSKLGGRSIAARIGVLERPDILRRVVGVVLVASGLALLFELDRIMLSAL; encoded by the coding sequence TCCGACGCTGACTGTCGTCCTGCTTGCAGGCGTCGCCACGATACTGACACCGTGCTGTCTCCCGCTGTTACCGCCGTTGCTCTCCGGAAGCGTTGGCCACCGTGCACGACCAGTTGCGATCGTTGCCGGGAGTCTTCTGTCGTTTACGGCGATCGGCGTCGCCGTTGGCTCACTTGGTGCGATCTCACCGGAGACGTTACGAGTCCCTGCGTTTCTCACGATTATCGCGTTTGGGGCAGTGATGATCGACGAAGACTTGCACCGAACGTACTCGAACTACGCTTCAAAGCTCGCAGGCGTCGCTTCACAGCAGGCATCGGTGTTTGACGAGCAAACACATCCACTCGCATCTGCGTTCTCACTCGGGCTCTTACTCGGCGTTATCTGGCTCCCATGTGTTGGCCCCGTCCTCGGCGCAGTGCTCGCTTACGGGGCTGTGACGGGTGCTGCACTCGAGAGTGGGCTGTTACTGTTCGTCTACGGCATCGGCTTTTCGCTGCCACTGTTGGCCGTTGCCTACGGAAGCAAACTTGGTGGTCGGTCAATCGCTGCTCGGATCGGGGTCCTCGAACGGCCCGATATCCTCCGCCGAGTTGTCGGTGTCGTGTTGGTGGCCAGCGGACTTGCATTACTATTCGAACTCGATCGGATTATGCTGTCTGCGCTGTGA
- a CDS encoding DUF411 domain-containing protein — protein MQRTRRQLCVSSAVVGSALVSGCLGGIRESTPDDSVTDTDGWTWTGSLPVSSLQQYHDADCGCCDDYVAYLEAHGFDVSVDLVDDIAAVKTDLEIPNEVRSCHTTVVGEYLVEGHVPLEAVEALFDDEPSVLGISIPGMPQHAPGMGEPTADPLDIYTFDGDGTTEAYMTL, from the coding sequence ATGCAACGCACCCGTCGTCAGCTATGTGTCTCGAGCGCCGTGGTCGGCAGTGCCCTTGTCAGTGGCTGTCTCGGTGGTATTCGCGAGTCGACACCCGACGATTCAGTGACCGATACTGATGGCTGGACATGGACAGGCTCGCTTCCCGTCTCGTCTCTCCAGCAGTACCATGACGCAGACTGTGGGTGTTGTGATGACTACGTTGCCTATCTCGAGGCCCACGGGTTCGATGTTAGTGTCGACCTCGTCGACGACATTGCTGCAGTCAAGACCGATCTCGAAATTCCGAACGAGGTGAGAAGTTGTCATACGACCGTTGTCGGTGAGTATCTCGTTGAGGGTCACGTTCCACTCGAGGCAGTTGAGGCACTCTTTGATGACGAACCGTCTGTTCTTGGCATTTCAATTCCAGGGATGCCACAGCATGCCCCAGGGATGGGTGAGCCGACAGCGGACCCTCTGGACATCTATACGTTCGATGGGGATGGGACTACTGAAGCGTATATGACGCTCTAG
- a CDS encoding cytochrome c maturation protein CcmE, translating to MDRKVKLLVGGVGILVLLSILVMTTMSSSAEFVTPTELSESDDYDEELVKLEGRAVSLEDDEVLTFDVIDENHTTAASYDGEMPETMSDGRIVVAEGHYDGNELEASDLTVRAHEGEHPDGNESNHSAHPDVDGFEGDTLYETNESETEYDENSSG from the coding sequence ATGGACCGGAAGGTGAAACTACTCGTTGGTGGCGTGGGTATCCTCGTCTTGCTGTCGATCCTAGTGATGACGACGATGAGTTCGTCGGCGGAGTTCGTCACGCCGACGGAGCTATCGGAATCAGATGACTACGACGAAGAGTTGGTCAAACTCGAGGGCCGTGCTGTTTCGCTCGAGGACGACGAGGTGCTCACATTTGACGTCATCGATGAGAACCACACGACGGCGGCGAGCTACGACGGCGAGATGCCAGAAACAATGTCCGATGGACGAATTGTCGTTGCTGAAGGCCACTATGACGGGAATGAACTGGAAGCATCTGACCTTACGGTGCGCGCCCACGAAGGGGAACATCCGGACGGGAACGAGTCCAACCACAGTGCGCACCCAGATGTGGACGGCTTCGAGGGTGACACCCTGTACGAAACGAACGAATCGGAGACAGAGTATGACGAGAATTCATCAGGCTGA
- a CDS encoding molybdopterin-dependent oxidoreductase, producing the protein MIARQRLLIAGLIASGVSAVATSFAIYATGQQFLVSSFNQLLLEYLPGQFVAAVIQQFGDQALGLSLVFSGGVLSIILGGAAVAGYLIGQRVAPAYQWLVGTVGAMAAVFVPAFLIVGEASPVLGSVVIGGVIAAGFLHIPETNTGFSTERRTVVTALGGVVAFNVAAHAIGLVRREQTQRAESQLQEQAERAGAEVLLSTADDAALEADGLKPLISEIGAFYTVDINPSPPTIATDSWSLSITGLVETETELTYDEIREEETVHEYKAIRCLSDDIDGEQLDTAVWTGVKLGDVLEHAGPEGEYALLTGADEYFYSIPLSDLEESTLAYGMNGRELPVEHGYPVRMLVPDRWGKLHVKWLTDIEIIDDEEGGYWEERGWSGMGSVNAVTKIDQINRPDGQIQVTGHAYAGARGVDSVEVSLDGGDTWEGATLSEELPDPDTTRQWMFEFDPNDYDGDEFDMYARTIDGEGTEQPAERSDPFPDGATGWAHRTLNAN; encoded by the coding sequence ATGATCGCGAGACAACGACTACTCATCGCTGGATTGATCGCCAGTGGCGTCTCAGCTGTTGCAACGTCGTTTGCCATCTACGCGACGGGCCAGCAGTTTCTCGTTTCGTCGTTCAACCAACTTCTCTTGGAGTATCTTCCGGGCCAGTTCGTCGCCGCGGTCATCCAACAATTCGGTGACCAGGCGCTTGGACTGAGCCTCGTGTTCTCCGGCGGTGTCCTATCGATTATCTTGGGAGGTGCCGCGGTCGCTGGGTACCTCATCGGGCAGCGAGTGGCACCCGCGTATCAGTGGCTTGTTGGAACCGTAGGCGCGATGGCTGCAGTCTTCGTTCCGGCATTTCTCATCGTTGGCGAAGCCAGTCCAGTCCTCGGGTCTGTCGTCATCGGTGGCGTGATTGCAGCAGGATTCCTGCATATTCCCGAGACGAACACTGGATTCAGTACCGAACGACGAACGGTCGTGACTGCACTTGGGGGCGTTGTGGCGTTCAACGTAGCTGCTCACGCAATTGGGCTCGTCCGTAGAGAGCAGACCCAACGCGCCGAAAGTCAACTCCAGGAACAGGCCGAACGAGCAGGAGCAGAGGTCCTCCTGTCGACGGCCGACGACGCAGCACTCGAGGCAGATGGGCTCAAGCCACTCATTTCCGAGATCGGTGCGTTCTACACCGTCGACATTAATCCAAGCCCACCAACAATTGCTACTGACTCCTGGTCGCTGTCCATCACAGGGTTAGTCGAAACAGAAACCGAACTCACCTATGACGAAATTCGTGAAGAGGAGACCGTCCACGAGTACAAGGCAATCCGCTGTCTGAGCGACGATATCGATGGCGAACAACTCGATACTGCCGTCTGGACCGGTGTCAAGCTTGGAGATGTGCTCGAGCACGCTGGCCCTGAAGGTGAGTATGCGTTGCTAACTGGGGCTGATGAGTACTTTTACTCGATTCCGCTCTCGGATCTCGAAGAGTCCACGCTGGCCTACGGGATGAACGGCCGTGAATTGCCTGTTGAACACGGCTATCCGGTTCGCATGCTCGTACCGGATCGGTGGGGCAAACTCCACGTCAAGTGGCTCACGGATATTGAAATTATTGACGACGAAGAAGGCGGTTACTGGGAAGAGCGTGGATGGAGTGGAATGGGGTCAGTAAACGCCGTCACGAAAATCGATCAGATTAACCGCCCAGACGGGCAGATTCAGGTGACCGGCCACGCCTACGCTGGCGCTCGCGGCGTCGACAGCGTTGAGGTGTCGCTTGACGGAGGCGACACGTGGGAGGGCGCAACGCTCAGCGAGGAGTTACCAGACCCAGATACGACGAGACAATGGATGTTCGAATTCGATCCGAACGATTACGACGGCGATGAGTTCGATATGTACGCTCGAACCATCGATGGCGAGGGAACGGAACAGCCTGCTGAACGCAGTGATCCATTCCCCGATGGGGCCACTGGCTGGGCGCATCGGACACTCAACGCCAACTAG
- a CDS encoding CcmD family protein: protein MEYLLLAGYGAIFIALVVYVFHLRSQLTELEQRFEDVVRESDIDSLEGDD, encoded by the coding sequence ATGGAATATCTACTGCTTGCCGGCTACGGTGCGATATTCATCGCACTCGTTGTGTACGTCTTTCACCTTCGAAGCCAGCTTACCGAACTCGAGCAACGATTCGAAGACGTCGTCCGTGAGTCCGATATCGACTCCCTCGAGGGAGACGACTGA
- a CDS encoding cytochrome c biogenesis protein has protein sequence MRSYERVPITALRRVFQSRIPAVGTLAFGLVSLGLIFGYASDSMYGVDHGINLIAYWHIPLALVGGLALTVTFLGCVLYLVTGTRFWERLAHGSAELGFIFATLTLVTGSAWGRVIWNTWWDWSDIRLVTFLFVWFIYAGYLIIYSSAGGTAKVSRLASVYGVVGFITVPISYASTRLWTARLHAPSIGNPDAEAAISAEVLVVSLLALLFLYIYFLGSRIRMRELSARVNAAKTRMRRETYNTSGGD, from the coding sequence ATGCGCTCGTATGAACGAGTTCCAATTACAGCCCTCAGGCGGGTGTTCCAAAGCCGGATTCCAGCGGTTGGGACACTTGCCTTTGGACTTGTATCGTTAGGACTCATCTTTGGCTACGCCTCAGATTCGATGTACGGTGTTGACCATGGTATTAACCTCATTGCATACTGGCACATCCCGCTTGCACTTGTCGGTGGGCTGGCCCTTACCGTCACGTTCCTTGGGTGCGTTCTCTATCTCGTGACTGGCACCAGATTCTGGGAGCGTCTGGCTCACGGCTCCGCTGAACTCGGGTTCATTTTTGCGACACTGACCCTCGTGACTGGCAGTGCATGGGGACGCGTAATCTGGAATACCTGGTGGGACTGGTCTGATATCCGGCTCGTCACCTTCCTGTTCGTGTGGTTTATCTACGCAGGCTACCTGATCATTTACTCGAGTGCCGGCGGAACGGCGAAGGTCTCCCGGCTTGCGTCGGTGTATGGTGTTGTTGGCTTCATTACGGTCCCAATATCGTATGCCTCAACCCGGCTTTGGACAGCACGGCTTCATGCCCCTTCAATTGGAAATCCCGACGCCGAGGCTGCGATTTCAGCAGAGGTTCTGGTTGTCTCACTGCTTGCACTGTTGTTCCTGTACATCTACTTCCTCGGGAGTCGGATCCGAATGCGAGAGCTATCAGCTCGCGTCAACGCAGCGAAGACGCGGATGCGGAGAGAAACCTACAACACCTCGGGGGGTGACTGA
- a CDS encoding heme-binding protein yields the protein MVTPPETDEGWYVLHDFRTIEWDAWQTATAHERTHALESGISFLESCEAVDDAPDGESAVFTVLGHEADLLVMHLRPTLDELSALERQFERTGLGQYTSRSASYVAMTEVSGYVSDDYFADEEVSPGLQQYIDRKLKPSIPADEYMCFYPMNKRRGEHENWYTLPFEERAELMESHGAIGKQYAGEVSQVVSNSVGLDSHEWGITLFADDPVSLKDIVYEMRFDEASAKYGDFPYFYSGRRFPPADLAAFFAGQTVPTDDEQADSERSQHGANSDAIGGQSDESDRHTGHPSETIKTEGADADAALIRDELAAQNIYAGQPHGEDVHATVIYSTASPETLFDEIEALRPNFEHYETHVKTAVYEGDTQSAVVSLWETASAAETAAGFLSELPAVVERERESGFGTMGLFYTVVPEHRDDFVGTFEDVGSQLEEMDGHHDSTLLVNVEDEQDMFISSQWDSKADAMTFFGSDAFAETVDYGRDILADRPRHVFLE from the coding sequence ATGGTAACGCCACCTGAAACGGACGAAGGGTGGTACGTGCTCCACGATTTCCGGACGATCGAGTGGGACGCGTGGCAAACAGCGACCGCCCATGAACGCACGCATGCACTCGAGTCCGGCATCTCCTTTCTCGAGTCCTGTGAAGCTGTTGACGATGCCCCAGATGGGGAGTCAGCTGTATTTACAGTACTCGGACATGAGGCCGATTTGCTGGTCATGCACCTCCGGCCGACACTAGATGAGCTCTCTGCACTCGAGCGCCAGTTCGAGCGAACGGGGCTTGGACAGTACACAAGTCGAAGCGCCTCATACGTCGCGATGACGGAAGTGTCGGGCTACGTGTCCGATGACTATTTTGCCGATGAGGAAGTCAGCCCTGGACTGCAACAGTACATCGATCGGAAGCTTAAGCCGTCGATCCCAGCCGACGAGTACATGTGTTTCTACCCGATGAACAAGCGTCGCGGGGAGCACGAAAACTGGTATACATTGCCCTTTGAAGAGCGAGCCGAGTTGATGGAGAGTCACGGTGCAATCGGGAAACAATACGCTGGTGAGGTGTCACAGGTCGTCTCTAACTCTGTCGGGTTAGATAGCCACGAATGGGGAATCACGCTGTTTGCGGACGATCCAGTTTCGCTCAAGGACATCGTCTACGAGATGCGATTTGACGAAGCTTCGGCGAAGTACGGGGACTTTCCGTATTTTTATTCCGGTCGTCGATTCCCACCAGCCGACCTGGCAGCGTTCTTTGCGGGACAGACAGTTCCGACCGACGATGAGCAAGCAGACTCGGAGCGCTCACAACACGGTGCCAACAGCGACGCAATCGGTGGCCAGAGCGACGAATCAGACAGACACACAGGTCATCCCAGCGAGACGATAAAAACGGAGGGAGCCGACGCTGATGCTGCCTTGATCCGTGACGAACTGGCAGCACAGAATATTTACGCAGGTCAGCCCCACGGCGAAGACGTACACGCAACAGTGATCTACAGCACGGCGTCGCCAGAGACGCTGTTCGACGAAATCGAGGCCCTTCGACCAAACTTCGAGCACTACGAAACCCACGTCAAAACCGCCGTCTATGAGGGAGATACGCAATCGGCTGTTGTCTCACTTTGGGAGACCGCTTCCGCGGCAGAAACGGCAGCCGGCTTCCTCTCAGAACTGCCAGCTGTTGTTGAGCGCGAACGCGAGTCCGGTTTCGGAACGATGGGACTATTCTATACCGTCGTCCCCGAGCATCGAGACGATTTCGTCGGTACATTCGAAGATGTCGGTTCCCAACTCGAGGAGATGGACGGTCATCACGATTCAACACTGCTCGTCAACGTCGAAGACGAACAGGATATGTTCATCTCAAGCCAGTGGGACTCGAAAGCGGATGCAATGACGTTCTTCGGCTCAGATGCCTTCGCTGAAACTGTCGATTACGGGCGTGATATCTTAGCGGATCGGCCACGACACGTCTTTCTCGAGTAA
- a CDS encoding helix-turn-helix domain-containing protein — MSTDDTDTNPESVIEGTSVDSVKVSMVVSEIDTAQEFVRCLEQHDATVHPESLRISPPTADTVTIDTDAITVKQWEALELAQELGYYESPREANLEDIANELSVSRSAVSQRLRGAESTLIGRIATELRAELTESS, encoded by the coding sequence ATGAGTACTGACGACACCGACACCAACCCTGAATCCGTTATTGAAGGCACATCGGTCGACTCTGTGAAAGTATCGATGGTCGTCTCAGAGATCGATACTGCCCAGGAGTTCGTTCGCTGTCTGGAACAACACGATGCAACGGTTCACCCCGAAAGCCTTCGTATCTCACCCCCAACAGCAGACACTGTTACAATCGACACTGACGCCATTACGGTCAAACAATGGGAAGCACTCGAGTTGGCACAGGAGCTAGGCTACTACGAAAGCCCGCGAGAAGCCAATCTCGAGGATATTGCAAACGAACTCTCGGTCTCACGTTCGGCAGTTTCACAGCGACTCCGAGGGGCTGAGTCAACGTTAATTGGGCGTATCGCGACCGAACTTCGGGCGGAACTCACTGAGTCAAGCTAG
- a CDS encoding helix-turn-helix domain-containing protein yields MVSDQRQSPSSSSSATATPLQATIAVEPGPTVGCALLSQTHHAVAVSQNRAPDGTCRGTATVCEDGDRESLYVTQETPETCICAVLDAFECVYSIDAVENGALIITVTITERALLSDLIEAVTDSGASVTLRHLTRFSDEGTETTELDTSVITSKQWTAIELAVELGYYDQPREITLTDLADRLEITESAVSQRLNAVESKLIVSLVDRADPDSASLTQ; encoded by the coding sequence ATGGTGTCTGATCAGCGTCAGTCTCCGTCTTCATCATCTTCAGCGACAGCGACGCCACTGCAGGCGACGATTGCGGTCGAGCCAGGACCAACGGTAGGCTGTGCCCTTCTCTCACAAACCCACCATGCCGTAGCTGTGTCACAGAATCGCGCACCCGATGGTACGTGTCGTGGAACAGCGACTGTCTGTGAGGACGGTGACCGTGAATCACTGTACGTCACACAGGAAACACCGGAAACCTGTATTTGTGCAGTTTTGGACGCATTTGAGTGTGTCTACAGTATCGACGCTGTTGAGAACGGAGCACTCATCATCACGGTCACAATCACAGAGCGAGCACTGCTTTCGGACCTCATTGAGGCGGTTACAGACAGTGGTGCATCGGTCACGCTTCGCCACCTCACTCGGTTCAGTGATGAGGGCACGGAAACAACTGAACTCGACACCTCTGTGATCACGTCCAAGCAATGGACCGCCATCGAACTCGCTGTCGAACTCGGCTACTACGATCAGCCTCGAGAAATCACACTGACTGACTTAGCCGATCGCCTCGAGATTACCGAATCTGCTGTTTCACAGCGACTGAATGCAGTCGAATCAAAACTCATTGTGTCACTTGTCGATCGTGCCGACCCTGACTCGGCTAGCTTGACTCAGTGA
- a CDS encoding PAS domain S-box protein, with amino-acid sequence MDGTDGSNTRENPAQLDQGSQLFYDISQAIAAAETVSDGLQAVLSEVCALTEWAYGEVWVPNEDRTRLRHDSSYTFKEGFDEFKQISRETTFARDEGLPGRVWESLHTEWIDDVAALPPEQYLRTDAAEQADLNAAYGVPIIAEDRLEAVLVFYLTETRPVDDRLSRIVETVAENLGSFVERKRTEQRLRAERSILGQLFESAPVGIVVVDPDGTVVRTNARAAEMLETAEQELLSSVYTEFDMTVLDRTGSVLAPDQRPISRVLETESPINELELGLEQQDGSRLWVSVDAAPLFDTDGQLERAIVVLKDVTNRSTRERELQTFKEGFEQAGAALYTLTTAGDIEYVNDQFEVATGYDRDTAIGATLESLLSNDDETLDALWSTVRDGTIWSGESTNQRANGESYPVARTVAPVTTAAGERARFIGIDVDISEQIDRETTLRHHRNSLDRTRRLLETSTDAHGAVLAASSAQAIRSAVCESLADSPMYSSAWVGQKQSDGTVSIRSAAGVNEQTLEESLTTDGVPDVFERAYETRTVQSRPHPTVDDDETADDTTDGRFTVHGTHAVCAVPIADGTTMDSVLCLSSTRTTAFEELEQQLLTTLGTRIALDIAAVTTRDVLQSDDRLELEFEVGPVDPLAACTDGHECRLESVRIVPSDDSLVQYLAIEGEPIDAVQQRLAASPAVTGLSRHQSAGETVLRCHTTTATLNATLERGGAAVRSATFADGTGRVIVEVSAKDDPQQLLEDSRDRFPDVELVTKRISTTETHAVPTSDAFDALTDKQADVLELAYRSGYFETPRQTDGNELAADLGVSPATVYQHLRRAQQTILELLLDDGG; translated from the coding sequence ATGGATGGCACTGACGGATCGAACACGCGCGAAAACCCAGCGCAGTTGGATCAGGGGAGCCAGTTATTCTACGATATCAGCCAGGCGATTGCAGCCGCTGAAACCGTCTCAGATGGACTGCAGGCTGTACTCTCTGAAGTCTGTGCACTCACAGAGTGGGCCTACGGCGAAGTGTGGGTCCCAAACGAGGATCGAACGAGGTTACGTCATGACTCATCGTATACATTCAAGGAAGGCTTCGATGAGTTCAAACAGATCTCACGCGAGACAACGTTTGCGCGCGACGAGGGACTCCCAGGACGAGTATGGGAGAGCCTGCATACCGAATGGATCGACGACGTCGCAGCCTTGCCACCAGAACAGTACCTCCGAACTGACGCTGCCGAGCAGGCAGATCTCAACGCAGCCTACGGGGTTCCGATCATCGCCGAAGATCGACTCGAGGCCGTCCTCGTGTTCTATCTTACCGAAACGCGACCCGTTGATGACCGGCTGAGCCGGATCGTCGAAACGGTTGCCGAAAATCTTGGCTCGTTTGTCGAGCGGAAACGAACCGAACAGAGACTGCGGGCAGAACGCTCGATTCTCGGCCAGCTGTTCGAGTCGGCCCCCGTCGGAATCGTCGTCGTCGACCCGGACGGTACTGTCGTTCGCACGAACGCGCGTGCAGCAGAGATGCTCGAAACAGCAGAGCAAGAACTACTCTCGTCGGTCTACACGGAGTTCGATATGACAGTCCTGGATCGCACTGGGTCTGTGCTTGCACCGGACCAGCGGCCAATCAGTCGCGTCCTCGAAACTGAATCACCGATCAACGAACTGGAACTCGGACTCGAGCAACAGGACGGATCCAGACTGTGGGTCTCGGTCGATGCAGCACCGCTTTTCGATACCGACGGGCAACTCGAGCGAGCCATCGTCGTCCTCAAAGACGTCACGAACCGCTCAACGCGAGAACGTGAGCTACAGACGTTCAAAGAAGGTTTCGAACAGGCAGGTGCCGCACTATACACACTGACAACAGCGGGTGATATCGAGTACGTCAACGACCAGTTCGAAGTGGCGACCGGCTACGACCGCGACACCGCAATCGGAGCCACGCTCGAGTCGCTCCTGTCAAACGATGACGAGACACTCGATGCACTGTGGTCGACTGTCCGTGACGGAACCATCTGGTCCGGTGAGAGTACCAACCAACGGGCAAACGGCGAATCCTATCCGGTGGCCCGAACAGTAGCCCCGGTAACGACTGCAGCAGGCGAGCGTGCCCGATTCATCGGCATCGATGTCGATATCTCCGAACAGATCGATCGTGAGACGACACTCCGACATCACCGAAACTCGCTGGATCGAACCCGTCGCCTTCTCGAGACTAGTACCGATGCTCACGGCGCAGTTCTTGCAGCCTCGAGCGCGCAAGCAATTCGAAGCGCCGTCTGTGAGTCCCTCGCTGACTCCCCGATGTACTCGTCGGCGTGGGTAGGACAAAAACAGTCAGATGGGACCGTATCCATTCGTAGCGCTGCTGGCGTCAATGAGCAAACACTCGAGGAGTCACTCACTACTGATGGCGTCCCCGACGTGTTCGAGCGCGCATACGAGACACGAACCGTTCAGTCACGACCCCACCCAACTGTTGACGACGATGAAACGGCGGACGATACCACTGATGGTCGGTTTACCGTACACGGGACCCATGCAGTTTGTGCCGTTCCGATCGCAGACGGAACGACAATGGATAGCGTCCTCTGTCTGAGCTCGACCCGTACGACCGCATTCGAGGAACTGGAGCAGCAACTCCTCACCACACTTGGAACACGCATTGCGCTAGATATTGCAGCAGTCACCACTCGTGACGTGCTACAGTCGGACGACAGACTCGAGCTCGAGTTCGAAGTTGGACCGGTAGATCCGCTCGCTGCGTGTACTGATGGCCACGAGTGTCGTCTCGAGTCTGTTCGGATCGTTCCAAGTGACGACAGCCTGGTCCAGTATCTCGCCATCGAGGGTGAACCGATCGACGCAGTCCAGCAGCGATTGGCAGCCTCGCCTGCAGTGACTGGGCTAAGCCGCCACCAAAGCGCTGGTGAGACGGTCCTTCGCTGTCACACAACAACTGCCACGCTGAATGCGACACTCGAGCGTGGTGGCGCAGCGGTGCGTTCAGCAACGTTCGCTGACGGTACTGGACGTGTCATTGTTGAGGTGTCTGCAAAAGACGACCCACAACAACTGCTCGAGGACAGTCGCGACCGGTTTCCGGACGTCGAACTGGTGACAAAGCGAATTAGTACTACTGAAACCCACGCCGTGCCCACCAGTGACGCATTTGATGCGCTTACCGACAAACAAGCAGATGTACTCGAGCTCGCTTATCGGTCGGGATACTTCGAGACACCACGACAGACCGATGGAAACGAACTTGCAGCCGACCTCGGTGTGTCGCCAGCGACTGTGTACCAACACCTGCGACGTGCACAACAGACCATACTCGAGTTACTCCTCGACGACGGGGGCTAG
- a CDS encoding CBS domain-containing protein has product MCARVSEIMSRDVVTAAHTTSLEAVANQQLQHGVGSVIITNDGAPYGIVTETDIVHAAYRSGKPLEQIPTRRVASHPLQTIDPDRPVRLAIKRMQDEGIKKIVAVDSLEVVGIMTTQDLIDHFGALTSDLKDITRDRRERRKFVRK; this is encoded by the coding sequence ATGTGCGCTCGAGTCTCCGAGATTATGTCGCGCGATGTCGTAACTGCAGCACATACGACATCACTTGAGGCCGTCGCAAACCAACAGCTCCAACATGGTGTTGGAAGCGTCATTATCACCAACGACGGCGCTCCCTACGGAATTGTCACGGAAACGGACATTGTGCATGCAGCCTACCGGAGTGGCAAGCCCCTGGAGCAGATTCCAACCCGTCGCGTCGCGAGTCATCCGTTGCAGACCATCGATCCAGATCGTCCCGTCAGGTTGGCGATTAAGCGAATGCAAGACGAGGGCATCAAGAAAATCGTCGCAGTTGATAGCCTTGAGGTCGTCGGAATCATGACGACACAAGATTTGATCGACCACTTTGGAGCACTGACGAGCGACCTCAAAGACATTACGCGGGATCGACGAGAGCGTCGAAAGTTCGTTAGAAAGTAA
- a CDS encoding SDR family oxidoreductase yields the protein MSDTGEFDISGKVCIITGGSGVLGSEMATAIGERGATVVLLARGEEKLEAASDSLEEQDIEHMTIPASVLDRAELEAAAETVVDEYGRIDVLINGAGGNHPDATTGEETSFFDLPKDGLEQVMNVNFVGTVLASQAFGEYMVEQGEGCILNISSMTAVTPLTKIPGYSGAKAAVSNFTEWLAVHMAQEYSPDIRVNAIAPGFFLTEQNRYLLINEDTGEYTDRGQSIIDHTPQNRFGDPEDLSTTVCWLLAPGSAFVTGTVIPVDGGFSAFSGV from the coding sequence ATGAGCGACACCGGTGAGTTCGATATTAGCGGTAAGGTTTGTATCATAACAGGTGGATCGGGTGTACTCGGCTCAGAAATGGCGACTGCGATTGGTGAGCGCGGGGCAACAGTCGTACTCCTCGCTCGCGGTGAGGAAAAACTCGAGGCAGCAAGCGATAGCCTCGAGGAGCAGGATATTGAGCATATGACGATCCCAGCGTCAGTACTCGACCGTGCAGAACTAGAGGCAGCAGCTGAGACGGTCGTCGACGAGTACGGTCGTATTGATGTACTAATCAACGGTGCCGGGGGCAATCACCCGGATGCGACGACGGGCGAGGAAACGTCCTTCTTCGACCTTCCGAAAGACGGCCTCGAGCAGGTAATGAACGTCAATTTCGTTGGGACGGTGCTCGCCTCACAGGCGTTCGGCGAGTACATGGTCGAGCAGGGTGAGGGGTGTATCCTGAATATCTCCTCGATGACCGCTGTCACGCCGCTGACCAAGATACCGGGCTACTCCGGTGCGAAGGCGGCAGTGTCGAATTTCACTGAATGGCTGGCAGTTCATATGGCCCAGGAGTATTCACCAGACATCCGCGTCAACGCAATCGCCCCTGGCTTTTTCCTCACCGAACAGAACCGCTATCTGTTGATCAATGAGGACACTGGCGAGTACACCGACCGCGGACAGTCGATTATCGACCACACACCACAGAACCGCTTTGGTGACCCGGAAGACCTCTCAACAACTGTTTGCTGGTTGCTCGCCCCCGGCTCCGCGTTCGTCACTGGAACCGTCATTCCAGTTGATGGTGGATTTTCGGCGTTCAGCGGCGTGTAA